Proteins found in one Desulfosoma sp. genomic segment:
- a CDS encoding aspartate carbamoyltransferase catalytic subunit, translating into MAFSRKDLLGMRDLEVDEIETILDTAESLKEINTRSIKKVPTLRGKTVVHLFYEPSTRTRTSFDIAAKRLSADTYSISTSTSSMVKGETFLDTVKNLEAMQPDVFIIRHSASGTPHRIAQRTKASVINAGDGMHEHPSQALLDMLTIRQHKGRLDGLTVLIVGDIAHSRVARSNIWGLTKMGARVVVCGPPTLLPSHLEHLPVTVSLRLEPVIPEADVIMVLRLQKERQGQGLLPSLREYAAYYGIDSKKLAHAKPDVLIMHPGPMNRGVEISPEVADGPHAVILDQVSNGVAVRMALLYLLVQRDESAD; encoded by the coding sequence ATGGCCTTTTCGAGAAAAGACCTACTCGGCATGAGGGATCTGGAGGTGGATGAAATTGAAACCATTCTCGACACCGCCGAATCCCTTAAGGAAATCAACACACGGTCCATCAAGAAAGTCCCCACCCTTCGAGGCAAAACGGTTGTGCACCTGTTCTATGAACCCAGCACACGAACCCGCACCTCTTTTGACATCGCCGCCAAGAGGCTCAGCGCGGATACTTACAGCATTAGTACTTCCACCAGTTCCATGGTGAAGGGGGAGACCTTTCTGGACACGGTGAAGAACCTGGAAGCCATGCAGCCGGACGTTTTCATTATTCGGCATTCGGCTTCGGGGACTCCACATCGCATTGCTCAGCGTACCAAGGCTTCCGTGATCAATGCCGGAGACGGCATGCACGAACATCCGTCTCAGGCCCTTTTGGACATGCTGACCATTCGCCAGCACAAGGGTCGCCTGGACGGCTTGACGGTGCTCATTGTGGGGGATATCGCGCACAGCCGAGTGGCCCGGTCCAACATCTGGGGCCTGACCAAAATGGGGGCTCGTGTTGTGGTATGCGGCCCACCGACGCTTCTGCCTTCGCATCTCGAACATCTGCCGGTAACGGTTTCCCTGCGTCTGGAGCCGGTGATTCCAGAGGCGGATGTGATTATGGTTCTAAGGCTTCAAAAGGAGAGGCAGGGTCAGGGGTTGCTGCCTTCTTTGCGGGAATACGCCGCCTATTATGGCATCGATTCCAAAAAACTGGCGCACGCCAAGCCTGATGTGCTCATCATGCACCCGGGGCCCATGAATCGCGGTGTGGAAATAAGCCCGGAAGTGGCCGACGGCCCCCATGCCGTCATTTTGGATCAGGTGAGCAACGGTGTGGCGGTGCGCATGGCGCTGCTTTACCTCTTGGTGCAAAGAGACGAATCGGCCGACTGA
- the greA gene encoding transcription elongation factor GreA — MERVPITREGYERLRQELQRLQKEERPKVIKAIEEARGHGDLSENAEYEAAKEKQALIEGRIADIQEKLAHSEIVETNGADGGKVMFGLTVVLEDLDSGEELTYRLVGPYEADIQAGTLSVSSPLGKALIGKEEGDTVSVRTPKGVRQLEIVEVRS; from the coding sequence ATGGAAAGGGTTCCAATCACAAGGGAAGGCTATGAAAGACTGAGACAGGAACTCCAACGGCTCCAAAAGGAAGAACGCCCCAAAGTGATCAAGGCTATTGAAGAAGCTCGAGGACATGGGGATCTTTCCGAGAACGCCGAGTATGAAGCTGCCAAGGAAAAACAGGCCCTGATCGAAGGACGCATCGCCGATATTCAGGAAAAACTGGCTCATTCGGAAATCGTTGAAACTAACGGTGCCGACGGCGGGAAAGTCATGTTCGGGCTGACCGTAGTGCTGGAGGACCTGGACAGCGGGGAAGAGCTTACCTATAGGCTTGTGGGACCTTACGAAGCGGACATTCAAGCAGGAACACTGTCGGTCAGTTCGCCCCTGGGCAAGGCCTTGATCGGCAAAGAAGAAGGCGACACGGTTTCGGTGAGGACTCCAAAGGGCGTTCGTCAGTTGGAAATTGTGGAAGTGCGTTCCTAA
- the rpsT gene encoding 30S ribosomal protein S20 produces the protein MANHKSALKRAKQSEARRMRNRARKSRMKTAIRKLEEAIRTNAVDAAMEHLREATSIIAKTAAKGTIHRNTASRKISRLAKKVNMLKAAQSA, from the coding sequence TTGGCCAATCACAAATCAGCCCTGAAGAGAGCCAAACAGAGTGAAGCGCGCCGCATGCGCAATCGAGCGCGGAAAAGCCGCATGAAGACGGCTATCAGGAAGCTGGAAGAAGCCATTCGCACCAACGCAGTGGATGCAGCTATGGAGCACCTTCGAGAAGCCACGTCGATCATTGCAAAAACCGCCGCCAAAGGAACCATTCATCGCAACACGGCTTCGCGTAAAATTTCCAGACTGGCCAAGAAAGTCAACATGCTTAAGGCTGCCCAGAGCGCCTGA
- the holA gene encoding DNA polymerase III subunit delta, with protein sequence MDSRLFFKQLREAPLRNIYLFRGDDPSLLDKAWEALVEAVRAREGSPIQGEQMDAKETSVHEVLSRARTVPMFASRRVLRVRDVDLWPKEQRDLLERFVVYPSPRSHVVLTLGSKKSWKNLEKAVAAHGAIVDFQPMQERQLPVWVREKAAAQGKAMTPSAAFLLVEAVGTDLHALETEIEKLCLYVGDAATITAEDVEAACSRVRSEHVFKLMDHVVEGRSKAALETLRQLLLKGDAPLALLALLARHVRLLWQVKDGLDRGETVGSLAQKMRLPPFAVEKTARHAHLFSEDALLQLHAAIIAIDLSLKTTTLDPARALEGLLYRMATLKAQKKEVLPAGPPSEFS encoded by the coding sequence ATGGACAGCCGGCTTTTCTTCAAACAGCTTCGAGAGGCTCCTCTGCGCAACATTTATCTTTTTCGTGGTGATGACCCGTCCTTGTTGGACAAGGCATGGGAAGCCTTGGTTGAGGCCGTCAGGGCCCGGGAGGGTTCCCCGATTCAGGGGGAACAGATGGATGCCAAGGAAACCTCCGTGCATGAAGTGCTCAGTCGAGCCCGTACAGTACCCATGTTCGCTTCCCGGCGTGTGCTTCGGGTGCGCGATGTGGACCTATGGCCCAAAGAGCAGCGGGATCTTCTGGAACGTTTCGTGGTATACCCAAGCCCAAGAAGCCATGTGGTCTTGACCTTGGGAAGCAAAAAAAGCTGGAAGAACTTGGAAAAGGCCGTGGCAGCTCATGGGGCCATCGTGGATTTTCAGCCCATGCAAGAACGCCAGCTTCCTGTTTGGGTTCGAGAAAAGGCGGCGGCTCAAGGAAAAGCCATGACACCCTCGGCGGCCTTCCTGCTCGTGGAAGCTGTGGGCACAGATCTTCATGCTTTGGAAACTGAGATCGAAAAGCTGTGTCTTTACGTAGGAGATGCCGCCACCATCACGGCGGAAGACGTGGAGGCCGCCTGTAGCCGAGTACGATCCGAGCATGTTTTCAAGCTCATGGACCATGTGGTGGAAGGTCGATCCAAGGCAGCCCTTGAAACCCTTCGTCAACTGCTCCTCAAGGGGGATGCCCCCCTGGCCCTTTTGGCGCTCCTGGCACGCCATGTTCGTCTTTTGTGGCAAGTCAAGGATGGACTTGATCGAGGAGAAACGGTGGGGAGCCTAGCACAAAAGATGCGCCTTCCTCCCTTTGCGGTGGAAAAGACCGCTCGCCATGCGCACCTCTTTTCGGAAGATGCCCTTCTTCAACTGCATGCGGCCATAATCGCCATAGACCTTTCCTTGAAAACCACAACCCTTGATCCGGCTAGAGCCTTGGAAGGTCTTCTCTATCGCATGGCGACTTTGAAGGCACAAAAGAAGGAGGTCCTTCCCGCGGGACCTCCTTCAGAATTTTCGTAG
- a CDS encoding LptE family protein encodes MGRYLHSLFAFSLMLWCGACGYRFAGDGAQLDARLQTVAVPVFENLTAEPGIEAVFTGALRREFLMKSRLRLVPESEADVVFIGQIRRLSTTEVGHSKAQNTVLTRLTVILDVRSVDRKTGTILWQDRALTYFEDYAHDPEAIVGFQNRQEALQRAALEIATRVFDRFMSRF; translated from the coding sequence ATGGGCCGGTATCTGCACAGCCTTTTTGCCTTCAGCCTGATGCTATGGTGCGGCGCGTGTGGTTACCGGTTCGCAGGGGACGGGGCCCAACTGGATGCACGTCTGCAAACGGTGGCGGTTCCCGTCTTTGAAAACCTGACGGCTGAACCTGGAATCGAAGCGGTTTTTACGGGAGCTTTACGTCGAGAGTTTCTCATGAAAAGCCGACTTCGTCTGGTGCCTGAATCCGAAGCGGACGTGGTCTTTATCGGTCAGATTCGACGTCTTTCAACCACCGAGGTGGGCCATAGCAAGGCTCAAAACACAGTCCTCACGCGCCTGACCGTGATCCTGGATGTGCGCAGTGTGGATCGAAAAACAGGAACCATTCTCTGGCAAGACCGTGCCTTGACCTACTTTGAGGACTATGCTCACGATCCGGAAGCCATCGTAGGTTTTCAAAATCGTCAGGAAGCCCTTCAAAGGGCGGCCCTGGAAATAGCTACCCGCGTTTTTGATCGGTTCATGAGCCGATTTTAG
- the leuS gene encoding leucine--tRNA ligase — translation MDSRYDPKNIEKKWQDFWEKEQLFRAFEDPGKKKFYLLEMFPYPSGRIHMGHVRNYSIGDVVARFLSMRGYNVLHPMGWDAFGMPAENAAIKAKTHPAKWTYENIEYMRSQLKQLGFSYDWSREFATCDPSYYRWEQLFFIKMFERGLAYKKKSYVNWCNTCQTVLANEQVEDGACWRCDQPVVQKEMEQWFFKITDYVEELLEWLDKLPGWPERVLTMQRNWIGKSYGSTIRFPLASGQGFIEVFTTRADTLFGATFMSLAPEHPMVAELCRGHDEEQAVLAFVEKAKQAKRGDRTVGLLEKEGIFTGSYCINPMTQERMPIFVANFVVMEYGTGAVMAVPAHDQRDFEFARKYGLPIKVVIKESEAASEPAAEDLTHAFEEDGILINSGPYSGMSSQQAREAITRDLEAKGQGSLTVQYRLRDWGISRQRYWGAPIPIVYCDRCGTVPVKEEDLPVILPLDLEMPENGASPLPSSDAFVKTTCPRCGGPGKRETDTMDTFVESSWYFARFACADHNEGPLDDRRVRYWMPVDQYIGGIEHAVLHLLYSRFFTKVLRDMGFLHVDEPFTNLLTQGMVIKDGAKMSKSKGNVVDPDDMIRTYGADTVRLFCLFAAPPEKELEWSDQGVEGAYRFLGRVWRLVSENLDELKAVRPYDGSEPLTQELQSLHRKTHQTIKKVTEDIEQRFHFNTAIAAIMELVNEIYGCLDKARQDSACWPVLREAVESVILMLSPMAPHIAEELWTQLGMPASVAKVSWPSYREEALTADTVLVVIQVNGKLRSRLMVPADISEEALKEAALKDSKIQSFLGGKPVRKVVVVPKKLVNIVM, via the coding sequence ATGGACAGCCGATACGATCCTAAAAACATCGAGAAAAAATGGCAGGATTTCTGGGAAAAGGAACAGCTCTTTCGAGCTTTTGAAGATCCCGGCAAGAAGAAATTTTACCTTTTGGAAATGTTTCCCTATCCTTCAGGCCGTATTCATATGGGCCATGTGCGCAATTATTCCATTGGGGATGTGGTGGCCAGGTTCCTTTCCATGCGAGGCTACAATGTTCTGCATCCTATGGGATGGGACGCTTTTGGCATGCCCGCCGAAAATGCGGCCATCAAAGCGAAAACCCATCCGGCCAAGTGGACCTATGAAAACATCGAGTACATGCGAAGCCAGCTTAAACAGTTGGGTTTTTCTTACGACTGGTCCCGAGAATTCGCCACCTGCGATCCGTCCTATTATCGGTGGGAGCAGTTGTTTTTTATCAAGATGTTTGAGAGGGGACTGGCTTACAAGAAGAAATCCTATGTCAACTGGTGCAACACCTGCCAGACGGTTTTGGCCAATGAACAGGTGGAAGACGGCGCGTGCTGGCGTTGTGACCAGCCTGTGGTTCAGAAGGAAATGGAGCAATGGTTTTTTAAGATCACGGACTATGTGGAAGAGCTTCTGGAATGGTTGGACAAGCTTCCTGGCTGGCCGGAGCGGGTGTTGACCATGCAGCGGAACTGGATCGGTAAAAGCTACGGCAGCACCATTCGATTTCCTTTAGCGTCGGGTCAAGGTTTTATCGAAGTTTTTACGACCCGAGCCGATACGCTGTTTGGAGCCACCTTTATGAGCTTGGCTCCGGAACACCCCATGGTGGCGGAACTGTGCCGAGGGCATGACGAGGAACAGGCCGTTTTGGCTTTTGTGGAAAAAGCGAAACAGGCCAAACGGGGTGACCGTACGGTAGGGCTTTTGGAAAAGGAAGGTATATTCACGGGTTCTTATTGTATCAATCCTATGACCCAAGAGCGTATGCCCATCTTTGTGGCCAATTTCGTGGTCATGGAATACGGCACGGGTGCCGTTATGGCCGTTCCGGCACATGATCAGAGGGACTTTGAGTTCGCTCGAAAATACGGATTACCCATCAAAGTGGTCATCAAAGAAAGCGAGGCGGCTTCCGAGCCTGCTGCAGAAGATCTGACTCATGCCTTTGAAGAGGACGGCATTCTTATTAATTCCGGCCCTTATTCAGGCATGTCCTCCCAACAAGCCCGCGAAGCCATCACTCGGGATCTGGAAGCCAAAGGACAAGGCAGTTTGACCGTGCAATATCGGCTTCGGGATTGGGGCATTTCTCGACAACGTTACTGGGGGGCTCCTATTCCCATCGTTTACTGTGATCGTTGCGGAACGGTCCCGGTCAAGGAAGAAGATCTTCCCGTGATTCTCCCTTTGGATTTGGAAATGCCGGAAAACGGCGCTTCGCCGCTCCCTTCCAGTGACGCCTTTGTCAAGACCACGTGCCCTCGATGCGGCGGTCCGGGAAAGAGGGAAACGGATACCATGGACACCTTTGTGGAATCTTCCTGGTATTTCGCAAGGTTCGCCTGCGCCGACCACAACGAAGGACCGTTGGACGATCGCCGCGTGCGTTACTGGATGCCGGTAGATCAATACATCGGCGGCATTGAACACGCGGTGTTGCATCTGCTCTATTCCCGGTTTTTTACCAAAGTCCTTCGGGACATGGGGTTTCTGCACGTGGACGAACCCTTCACGAACTTGCTCACGCAAGGCATGGTGATTAAAGACGGTGCCAAGATGAGCAAGTCCAAGGGGAACGTGGTGGATCCCGACGATATGATTCGCACTTACGGAGCGGATACGGTCCGGCTGTTTTGCTTGTTTGCGGCTCCGCCGGAAAAGGAGCTGGAATGGAGCGACCAGGGAGTGGAAGGGGCCTACCGTTTTCTAGGGCGTGTGTGGCGACTGGTCTCAGAAAACCTGGATGAACTCAAAGCCGTGCGCCCTTATGATGGAAGCGAACCCCTGACACAGGAACTTCAAAGTCTTCATCGCAAAACCCATCAGACGATCAAGAAAGTCACCGAAGATATCGAGCAGCGATTCCATTTCAACACGGCTATTGCCGCCATCATGGAACTGGTCAATGAGATCTACGGGTGCCTGGACAAAGCCAGGCAAGATTCCGCGTGCTGGCCTGTTCTTCGGGAAGCCGTTGAATCGGTTATTCTGATGCTTTCTCCCATGGCTCCCCATATCGCTGAAGAACTCTGGACCCAACTGGGCATGCCTGCCAGCGTCGCCAAGGTGTCTTGGCCTTCCTACAGAGAAGAGGCCTTGACGGCGGATACCGTTCTCGTGGTGATTCAGGTGAACGGTAAATTACGAAGCCGGCTCATGGTTCCAGCGGACATTTCCGAGGAAGCTTTAAAAGAAGCTGCTCTGAAAGACTCTAAGATTCAGAGTTTTCTAGGAGGCAAGCCGGTGCGGAAAGTCGTTGTGGTGCCGAAGAAACTGGTCAACATCGTGATGTAA
- a CDS encoding AAA family ATPase, which produces MIIVCPSCNRQHKVDETRLSEKVKAAKCVFCGHRFPLPRPSDGEQEGAKAPQPQQAAQEARWPKRRIAVSLSKGGVGKTTTAVNLAAGLAMAGFKVLLVDTDTQGQASYMLGVKPKAGLTELMTGEVIPEECLVQARERLWLLAGGRSLAGVKRLIARKDFRGEMTLTEALTPIEDRFDYVIVDTSPGWDVLTINVLFYVKEVLIPVSLEVMAIQGLLEFSRSLASVQNYHKDLALKYVVPTFLDKRVKQSEEILEQLSAHYNSRMCAPIRYNVRLSEAPGYGKTIYEYAPGSPGARDYRDLVRRVAGDETLLS; this is translated from the coding sequence ATGATTATCGTGTGTCCCAGCTGCAATCGGCAGCACAAGGTGGATGAGACTCGCCTTTCTGAAAAGGTGAAGGCCGCAAAATGTGTCTTTTGCGGTCATCGGTTTCCCTTACCGAGACCTTCCGATGGGGAACAGGAAGGGGCAAAGGCGCCGCAGCCTCAACAGGCGGCTCAGGAGGCGCGATGGCCCAAGCGTCGCATTGCCGTCTCTTTAAGCAAAGGGGGTGTGGGCAAAACGACCACGGCGGTCAATCTTGCCGCGGGATTAGCCATGGCTGGTTTTAAAGTGCTTTTGGTGGATACCGACACGCAAGGGCAGGCGTCCTACATGCTCGGAGTGAAGCCAAAAGCGGGTCTCACGGAACTCATGACCGGTGAGGTTATCCCCGAGGAATGCCTGGTCCAGGCTCGAGAGCGCTTGTGGCTTCTGGCCGGAGGGCGTTCTTTGGCAGGGGTGAAACGCCTCATTGCACGCAAAGACTTTCGCGGGGAAATGACCCTCACCGAGGCCCTCACGCCCATTGAGGACCGCTTTGATTACGTGATTGTGGATACTTCGCCGGGATGGGATGTGTTGACCATCAACGTGCTGTTTTATGTCAAGGAAGTCTTGATTCCGGTAAGTCTGGAAGTGATGGCCATTCAAGGTCTTTTGGAATTCAGTCGAAGCCTGGCCTCCGTCCAGAACTATCACAAAGATCTTGCACTCAAATACGTGGTACCCACCTTCCTGGACAAGCGTGTCAAGCAATCGGAAGAAATCCTCGAGCAGCTGAGCGCCCATTACAACAGCCGGATGTGTGCCCCTATTCGTTACAACGTGCGGCTGTCCGAAGCGCCCGGGTATGGCAAGACCATTTACGAATATGCGCCGGGATCTCCTGGAGCCAGGGACTATCGCGACTTGGTTCGCCGGGTGGCTGGAGATGAGACCCTTTTGAGTTGA
- a CDS encoding PilZ domain-containing protein, which produces MTNKDNLLEELKDLEETLELTGVFEEQTVVRKTFRVPVNEQTPVSLFIQGVSFRVANISEGGVGFLADSGNLAQIGQGLDSVELRFGDRHLQAYGTVRHVTPLEGSGFLYGLSLELKNDADRDFMVDFVQKARERFFEQN; this is translated from the coding sequence ATGACGAACAAAGACAATCTTCTGGAAGAACTCAAGGACTTAGAGGAAACGTTGGAACTGACCGGTGTTTTTGAGGAACAGACGGTGGTTCGAAAAACCTTTCGTGTTCCCGTCAACGAACAAACACCGGTCAGCTTGTTCATCCAAGGCGTTTCTTTCCGTGTAGCCAATATCAGTGAAGGCGGTGTGGGATTTTTGGCGGATTCCGGAAACTTGGCCCAGATCGGTCAGGGATTGGACTCCGTGGAATTGCGGTTCGGCGATAGGCATCTTCAGGCTTACGGAACCGTTCGACATGTGACCCCCCTTGAAGGTTCAGGATTCTTGTACGGTCTTTCTCTCGAACTGAAAAATGACGCGGATAGGGATTTCATGGTGGATTTCGTGCAAAAAGCCCGCGAACGGTTTTTCGAGCAGAATTGA
- a CDS encoding AAA family ATPase, translating to MSDQCQKFPDQEELERELSEFLSKKYGRQIRVISPMMVAHPKAGESKKSSSEKVRQIQFDMKPEELEAYLDQYVVKQEQAKAILATKICTHYNRIKWRLERGHRNADPIGRIKNNIILMGPTGVGKTYLIKLIAQKIGVPFVKGDATKFSETGYVGGDVEDLVRDLVRAADDDLELAQYGIIYIDEIDKIASSSQLIGPDVSRTGVQRALLKPMEETEVDLRVPHDPISQLQAIEQYRRTGKRDKQTINTKNILFIVSGAFNGLAEIVKKRLQQQGVGFRAAVHSRTDDHKFLQHVKAEDLIEYGFESEFVGRLPVIAVLEPLEVEDLYQILKNPNSPIIQGKKEDFRCYGIDLKFQDEALWTLAEMAYQERTGARGLVSVIERILLGFEKRLPSTSIRHLVVTKDLVLHPQEALEAILKDPDSPQQRELYERMVREEKEAVHQQVLKKKKHYVHNYPFVFTPGRLELLVDQHVKTGEPIEGLFDAMITMYNQIKVFEEEFHDHQGFKIHFDDQAMTAIMIKALTEDKTATAVCREISRDYDYAFRLVAERSGQIQFILPKGAVDAPEAYLDELIRDTYRKHPLPEEKASSQKGSTS from the coding sequence ATGAGTGATCAGTGCCAAAAATTTCCGGATCAAGAAGAACTGGAAAGGGAGCTCAGCGAATTCCTTTCCAAGAAATACGGACGCCAGATCAGGGTCATTTCCCCCATGATGGTTGCCCACCCCAAAGCAGGCGAATCCAAAAAGTCTTCGTCGGAAAAGGTGCGTCAGATTCAGTTTGACATGAAACCCGAAGAGCTGGAAGCCTACCTCGACCAATACGTGGTCAAGCAGGAGCAGGCCAAGGCCATTTTGGCGACCAAGATCTGCACGCATTACAACCGTATCAAGTGGCGCTTGGAACGGGGACATCGAAACGCCGATCCCATCGGGCGCATTAAGAACAACATTATCCTGATGGGCCCCACCGGAGTGGGGAAAACCTATCTTATCAAGCTGATTGCTCAGAAGATCGGTGTTCCTTTCGTCAAGGGAGATGCCACCAAGTTCAGCGAAACAGGCTATGTGGGCGGAGATGTGGAAGACTTGGTGCGAGACCTGGTGCGTGCCGCCGATGATGATCTGGAACTGGCCCAGTACGGAATCATTTACATTGACGAAATCGATAAGATCGCTTCCTCTTCACAGCTTATCGGACCTGATGTGTCGCGAACCGGTGTTCAGCGAGCCTTGTTAAAGCCCATGGAAGAGACCGAAGTGGATCTACGGGTTCCTCATGATCCCATCTCCCAACTGCAGGCCATCGAACAATACCGAAGAACCGGCAAAAGGGACAAGCAAACCATCAACACCAAAAACATTCTCTTTATCGTCAGTGGCGCTTTTAACGGTTTGGCCGAAATCGTCAAAAAACGCCTGCAACAGCAAGGTGTGGGATTTCGCGCCGCCGTTCACAGTCGCACAGACGACCACAAGTTCCTTCAGCACGTCAAAGCGGAAGACCTCATCGAATATGGATTTGAAAGTGAGTTCGTGGGGCGTCTTCCCGTGATCGCTGTTTTGGAACCTTTGGAAGTGGAAGATTTGTATCAAATCCTGAAGAATCCAAACAGTCCGATCATTCAAGGGAAAAAAGAGGATTTTCGCTGCTACGGGATCGATCTTAAATTCCAGGACGAGGCTCTGTGGACCTTGGCGGAAATGGCTTACCAGGAAAGAACGGGAGCAAGAGGGCTGGTGAGTGTCATCGAGCGGATCTTGTTGGGATTTGAGAAACGCTTGCCGTCCACCTCCATTCGCCATTTGGTGGTGACCAAGGACCTGGTCCTGCATCCCCAGGAAGCTTTGGAAGCCATTCTTAAGGATCCGGATTCGCCCCAGCAGCGTGAGCTTTATGAACGGATGGTGCGAGAGGAAAAAGAAGCCGTTCATCAACAGGTCCTCAAGAAAAAGAAACATTACGTCCACAACTATCCCTTCGTCTTTACGCCGGGACGGTTGGAACTCTTGGTGGATCAGCATGTGAAAACCGGAGAACCCATCGAAGGGCTCTTTGACGCCATGATCACCATGTATAACCAGATCAAGGTTTTTGAAGAAGAATTTCACGACCATCAGGGTTTTAAAATCCATTTCGACGATCAGGCTATGACCGCCATTATGATCAAGGCCTTGACGGAGGATAAGACAGCCACGGCTGTGTGTCGGGAAATTTCGCGGGATTACGACTATGCCTTTCGACTGGTCGCCGAAAGAAGCGGTCAGATTCAATTCATTCTCCCCAAGGGTGCCGTGGATGCTCCGGAAGCCTACCTGGATGAACTCATTCGGGACACCTACCGCAAGCACCCTCTCCCTGAGGAAAAGGCCTCATCGCAGAAAGGATCGACCTCATGA
- the ahbC gene encoding 12,18-didecarboxysiroheme deacetylase: MIGISKLYCGTVEPSDALRYGRRSGELPSHLLQFSQDKKPVVVWNMTRRCNLKCVHCYAQALDRHFPDELTTAEGKLLLDDLAAFGCPVVLFSGGEPLMRPDLVELAAYAVEKGMRAVVSTNGTLITPGIAQELRHIGLSYVGISLDGMESVNDRFRGVKGAFQRAMEGIAACREAGIKVGLRFTMNRRNAAEIPAIFDLLESQDIPRVCFYHLVYAGRGSKLMEEDLTHEETRRAVDLIIDRTADLHRRGKPKEVLTVDNHADGPYVYLRLLREGSPRAPDVLKLLEMNEGNNSGRGIGCVSWDGQVHADQFWRHYSFGNVRQRPFSAIWTDLSNPLMARLKDKKTYVKGRCAQCRWLSVCGGNFRVRAEAATGDLWAPDPACYLTDEEIGFQAG; encoded by the coding sequence ATGATCGGTATTTCCAAGCTGTACTGCGGCACCGTGGAACCTTCGGACGCCTTGCGCTACGGTCGCCGCAGCGGAGAACTCCCTTCGCATCTTTTACAGTTTTCCCAGGACAAAAAGCCTGTCGTGGTCTGGAACATGACCCGTCGATGCAATCTCAAATGCGTTCACTGCTACGCTCAGGCTCTGGATCGCCATTTTCCCGATGAACTGACCACGGCTGAAGGGAAACTTCTTCTGGACGATTTGGCCGCCTTTGGGTGCCCCGTGGTTCTGTTTTCAGGTGGAGAACCTCTCATGAGGCCGGATCTCGTGGAACTGGCCGCTTATGCCGTAGAGAAAGGTATGCGTGCCGTTGTTTCCACCAACGGCACCTTGATCACGCCCGGCATCGCTCAGGAACTGAGACACATAGGGCTTTCGTACGTAGGCATCAGTCTGGACGGCATGGAATCGGTCAATGATCGGTTTCGAGGGGTCAAAGGGGCGTTTCAAAGGGCGATGGAAGGGATTGCCGCCTGCCGGGAAGCCGGCATCAAGGTGGGGTTACGCTTCACCATGAATCGACGGAACGCCGCCGAAATCCCGGCTATCTTTGATCTGTTGGAATCCCAAGATATTCCGAGGGTCTGCTTTTATCATTTGGTGTATGCCGGTCGAGGCTCCAAGCTCATGGAAGAAGATCTCACTCATGAAGAAACGCGGCGTGCCGTGGATCTTATCATCGATCGTACAGCGGATCTGCATCGACGCGGAAAACCCAAGGAAGTGCTCACGGTGGACAACCACGCCGACGGTCCCTACGTCTACCTGCGCCTGCTTCGAGAAGGGTCTCCTCGAGCACCGGATGTTCTCAAACTTCTGGAAATGAATGAAGGCAACAATTCCGGGCGAGGAATCGGCTGTGTGAGTTGGGATGGTCAGGTGCATGCGGACCAGTTTTGGAGGCATTATTCCTTCGGCAATGTTCGGCAACGACCCTTCAGCGCCATCTGGACCGATCTTTCCAATCCCCTCATGGCTCGCTTGAAGGACAAGAAAACCTACGTGAAAGGCCGATGCGCTCAATGCCGCTGGTTGTCGGTATGTGGGGGTAATTTTCGCGTACGCGCGGAAGCGGCGACTGGGGATCTTTGGGCCCCTGACCCCGCCTGTTACCTGACGGACGAAGAGATCGGCTTCCAAGCCGGCTGA